In the genome of Paracoccus tegillarcae, one region contains:
- a CDS encoding NAD-dependent deacylase, with amino-acid sequence MRITVLTGAGISAESGLATFRGDDGLWENHRVEDVATPQAFIRDPVLVHRFYNQRRANLARVDPNAAHHALAQLARMHDLTLVTQNVDNLHERGGSPDVIHMHGELNRALCAACDHRWDAPALMHRADPCPACGQTATRPDIVWFGEMPYHMERIWAALEQSDLFAAIGTSGNVYPAAGFAQHAARMGTRCFELNLADSANARDFDQRITGPASQTVPEWIASL; translated from the coding sequence TTGCGGATTACCGTCCTGACCGGCGCGGGAATTTCCGCTGAAAGCGGGCTTGCGACCTTTCGCGGCGATGATGGCCTGTGGGAAAACCATCGGGTCGAGGATGTCGCCACACCGCAGGCCTTTATCCGCGACCCGGTGCTGGTTCATCGTTTCTATAACCAGCGCAGGGCAAATCTGGCCAGGGTCGATCCTAACGCGGCGCATCATGCGCTGGCCCAGCTGGCCCGCATGCACGACCTGACCCTCGTCACCCAGAACGTCGACAATCTGCACGAACGCGGTGGCAGCCCGGACGTGATCCACATGCATGGTGAACTGAACCGCGCCCTCTGCGCCGCTTGCGATCACAGATGGGATGCACCGGCGCTGATGCACCGGGCGGATCCCTGCCCTGCCTGCGGCCAGACCGCGACCCGCCCCGATATCGTCTGGTTCGGCGAAATGCCCTATCACATGGAACGCATCTGGGCGGCACTGGAACAATCCGATCTGTTCGCTGCCATCGGCACCTCCGGCAATGTCTACCCTGCCGCAGGTTTCGCCCAGCACGCCGCGCGGATGGGCACGCGCTGCTTTGAACTGAACCTCGCTGACAGCGCCAATGCCCGCGATTTCGACCAGCGGATCACCGGCCCGGCCAGCCAGACCGTCCCCGAATGGATCGCGTCGCTATAA
- a CDS encoding BatD family protein, protein MVIRCAVLILSFLLALPAAAQEMRLQILHDHASHVVGEMIPLTIRAEYDATVNLSELTFPDAPGYDWIQLTRDDWYKERISGREWQIFQRKIAVFPREAGPLTVGPVTHMLQITGSDNRWHEVQVEAPEITIDVQPFPGGFAPLSARRLTLTDELSADPGKLIDGEVLIRRVTLQALGALPHQLPPRPDLREPWLISFTEPEQRSVEPTPDGPVSTVVWEWSLQPHTGEPSVLKAFAFPWMDTDTRQIEIAAMKPIPFGFASFASNIADASRPQTRNRLIGAGLLGLGLIGGLAAALLGRGLQPPDAVMRQVRRWRFSPHVAAMRRAAREGRLPELRRAAVAHLRLRGHQGRGAAVLTPLDRQLYTADPPGGFDAKAFVRQVIAQGRLRPDQSADGSATRWSISNTSPNRAASNITTD, encoded by the coding sequence ATGGTGATCCGTTGCGCCGTGTTGATCCTGTCGTTTCTGCTGGCCCTGCCCGCGGCAGCGCAAGAGATGCGCCTGCAGATCCTTCACGATCATGCCTCCCATGTGGTCGGAGAGATGATCCCGCTGACGATCCGCGCCGAATATGATGCGACCGTCAATCTGTCAGAACTCACCTTCCCAGACGCGCCCGGGTACGACTGGATTCAGCTAACCCGCGACGACTGGTACAAAGAACGGATATCGGGCCGTGAATGGCAGATATTTCAGCGCAAGATCGCGGTTTTTCCCCGTGAGGCCGGGCCCCTGACGGTCGGGCCGGTGACGCATATGCTGCAAATCACCGGGTCTGACAACAGATGGCACGAAGTGCAGGTCGAGGCGCCCGAGATAACCATCGACGTGCAGCCCTTTCCGGGCGGTTTCGCGCCACTTTCCGCGCGGCGGCTGACGCTGACGGATGAACTGTCGGCAGATCCGGGCAAGCTAATCGACGGCGAAGTGCTGATCCGCCGCGTCACATTGCAGGCGCTTGGTGCGCTGCCGCATCAATTGCCACCGCGACCTGATCTGCGCGAGCCCTGGCTGATCAGCTTTACCGAACCCGAACAGCGCAGCGTCGAGCCGACCCCTGATGGCCCCGTTTCGACCGTGGTTTGGGAATGGAGCTTGCAGCCACACACCGGCGAGCCTTCGGTCCTCAAAGCCTTTGCCTTTCCGTGGATGGATACGGACACTCGCCAGATAGAAATCGCCGCGATGAAACCTATCCCGTTTGGTTTTGCCAGTTTTGCCTCGAATATCGCCGATGCCTCGCGGCCCCAAACGCGCAACCGGCTGATCGGGGCCGGCTTGCTTGGGCTGGGCCTGATCGGCGGGCTGGCAGCAGCCTTGCTGGGGCGGGGGCTGCAACCGCCGGACGCAGTGATGCGACAGGTCCGACGCTGGCGGTTCAGCCCGCATGTCGCGGCGATGCGCCGGGCGGCGCGAGAGGGACGGCTGCCCGAATTGCGACGCGCGGCGGTGGCGCATTTGCGGTTGCGGGGGCATCAGGGGCGCGGTGCTGCGGTGCTGACACCACTGGACAGGCAGCTCTATACAGCCGATCCGCCGGGCGGTTTCGATGCCAAGGCTTTTGTCCGGCAGGTGATCGCGCAAGGACGGTTGCGGCCCGATCAGTCTGCCGATGGCAGCGCGACGCGCTGGTCGATCAGCAATACGTCACCAAACCGCGCGGCCAGCAATATCACCACAGATTGA
- a CDS encoding VWA domain-containing protein translates to MNFTAPLLLLLLPLPLILRRWWPAPERPRPALRVPAAMFEGVQQGRGRSVDRSGLLIAALAWIAIVGALAGPRISQISDMVPASGREIVLALDLSGSMVKEDFSLDGKPISRLEAVKRTASAFVQARKGDRIGLVIFGDRAYFAAPLTFDVDAVAMAIDEAQIGISGRSTAISDGLGLAMKRLSASDAPSRVVVLLSDGVNTSGDVPAVSAAELAAEKGIRVHTIALGPEDLENQPLSRDAVDAQTLRDVAEASGGASFRVRDMADLLAMARSLDVLEPGTSQRPPLRFWHQLWVWPAAFALICLLFLALRRPS, encoded by the coding sequence ATGAATTTCACAGCACCCTTGCTGCTGCTGCTTTTGCCCTTGCCGCTGATCCTGCGGCGCTGGTGGCCGGCACCGGAACGCCCCCGGCCCGCCCTGCGCGTGCCTGCTGCAATGTTCGAGGGCGTGCAGCAGGGACGGGGGCGCAGCGTCGATCGGTCCGGGCTGCTGATCGCGGCGCTGGCCTGGATCGCGATTGTGGGGGCATTGGCAGGGCCGCGGATCAGTCAGATCTCGGACATGGTGCCTGCGTCGGGCCGGGAAATCGTGCTGGCCCTGGATCTGTCGGGCAGCATGGTGAAAGAGGATTTCAGCCTGGACGGAAAACCCATTTCGCGGCTCGAGGCTGTCAAACGCACCGCCTCTGCCTTTGTGCAGGCGCGCAAGGGCGACCGGATCGGTTTGGTGATCTTTGGTGACCGCGCCTATTTCGCCGCGCCGCTGACCTTTGATGTGGATGCGGTGGCGATGGCCATCGACGAGGCGCAGATCGGGATATCGGGCCGCTCGACCGCTATCTCGGACGGTTTGGGTCTGGCGATGAAACGGCTAAGTGCCAGCGACGCGCCGAGCCGGGTCGTGGTGTTGCTGTCGGACGGGGTGAATACCTCGGGCGATGTGCCGGCGGTCTCGGCTGCCGAACTTGCGGCGGAAAAGGGCATCCGCGTCCATACCATCGCGCTTGGCCCCGAGGATCTGGAGAACCAGCCCTTGTCGCGCGATGCCGTCGATGCCCAGACCCTGCGCGACGTTGCAGAGGCCAGCGGCGGGGCCAGTTTTCGGGTTCGGGATATGGCGGATCTGCTGGCGATGGCGCGCTCGCTTGATGTGCTTGAGCCGGGGACATCGCAGCGCCCGCCCCTGCGTTTCTGGCATCAGCTTTGGGTCTGGCCGGCGGCGTTTGCCTTGATCTGCCTGCTGTTTCTGGCGCTGAGAAGGCCGTCATGA
- the panC gene encoding pantoate--beta-alanine ligase: MQICRDTESMIALSTDWRAAGTPSVLVATMGALHDGHRALVARARDWADSRGGRVVASVFVNPTQFGDAKDHDKYPRTEEADLALLRAAGADAVFLPQASDIYLPDAQTVVDVTGLSRVLMGKLRPGHFRGVATVVTKLFNITGCDAATFGEKDYQQLTLVRQMVRDLNMRVQILPVPTVREADGLAMSSRNQRLTPADRAAAPVLARALDRAEAMVTEGRTVEAVRHEIKQVLASEPRADVQSIDIRDASQLSALRGRPTQSVVILLAARFGDVLLIDQRVALPSAD, from the coding sequence ATGCAGATCTGTCGCGACACGGAATCGATGATCGCATTGTCAACTGACTGGCGCGCGGCGGGCACCCCGAGCGTCTTGGTCGCCACCATGGGCGCGCTGCATGACGGCCATCGCGCATTGGTCGCACGCGCGCGGGACTGGGCCGACAGCCGGGGCGGTCGCGTCGTGGCGTCGGTCTTTGTCAATCCGACGCAGTTTGGCGATGCCAAGGACCACGACAAATATCCCCGCACCGAAGAGGCAGATCTGGCACTCCTACGGGCGGCGGGGGCCGATGCGGTCTTCCTGCCGCAGGCGTCCGATATCTACCTGCCCGACGCGCAGACGGTCGTTGATGTCACCGGCCTGTCGCGCGTACTGATGGGCAAGTTGCGGCCTGGCCATTTCCGGGGCGTGGCTACGGTTGTAACCAAGCTGTTCAACATCACCGGCTGCGACGCCGCGACATTCGGTGAAAAGGATTATCAACAGCTGACGCTGGTGCGGCAGATGGTGCGGGACCTGAACATGCGCGTGCAGATCCTGCCAGTGCCCACCGTGCGCGAGGCTGACGGGCTGGCCATGTCGTCACGCAATCAGCGACTGACACCTGCCGATCGTGCCGCTGCCCCGGTGCTGGCCCGCGCGCTGGATCGGGCCGAGGCAATGGTCACCGAGGGCAGGACGGTCGAGGCTGTTCGACACGAGATCAAACAGGTACTGGCGTCCGAGCCGCGCGCGGATGTGCAATCCATCGACATTCGCGATGCATCCCAACTGTCCGCCCTGCGCGGCAGGCCGACTCAATCTGTGGTGATATTGCTGGCCGCGCGGTTTGGTGACGTATTGCTGATCGACCAGCGCGTCGCGCTGCCATCGGCAGACTGA
- a CDS encoding DUF58 domain-containing protein — protein sequence MDLRELRAYVEGDDPRRIDPAASARTGIPHIRSFHEDRDDTTLLIADFRAPMLWGTGSALRSVRAAHYLAGIGWQAVQRSGNVAALALTDAGVAAIAQGQGDRQMSAVAHMLADEHDLALSRPVAQPQGGLAALASRAARMVAPGSRVHLATSADAISDADAPALTRLARRRRLVIALIVDPAETAPQDRSLAVTDGRDFRHGRLRASDRSAILGRLRALGARIDEVLP from the coding sequence ATGGATCTGCGAGAACTGCGCGCCTATGTCGAAGGGGACGATCCAAGGCGCATCGATCCGGCGGCCAGCGCGCGAACCGGCATCCCGCATATCCGCAGCTTTCACGAGGATCGCGACGATACCACCCTGCTGATCGCTGATTTTCGTGCCCCGATGCTGTGGGGAACCGGCTCTGCGCTGCGCTCGGTCAGGGCGGCGCATTATCTGGCAGGGATCGGCTGGCAGGCTGTGCAGCGCAGCGGCAATGTTGCGGCACTGGCGCTGACAGATGCGGGCGTGGCTGCGATTGCGCAGGGGCAGGGTGATCGGCAAATGAGCGCGGTCGCTCACATGCTGGCGGATGAACATGATCTGGCGCTCAGCCGCCCGGTGGCTCAGCCGCAAGGCGGCCTTGCAGCACTGGCCAGCCGCGCGGCGCGTATGGTGGCGCCGGGCAGCCGGGTTCATCTGGCGACCAGCGCCGATGCGATCAGCGACGCGGATGCGCCCGCGCTGACCCGATTGGCACGGCGGCGCAGGCTGGTGATCGCGCTGATCGTTGATCCCGCCGAGACGGCGCCTCAGGACCGGTCACTGGCCGTTACCGATGGGCGAGATTTTCGCCATGGCCGCCTTCGCGCGTCGGATCGTTCGGCGATTCTGGGGCGTCTGCGAGCGCTCGGTGCCCGGATCGACGAGGTGCTGCCATGA
- a CDS encoding heavy-metal-associated domain-containing protein, whose amino-acid sequence MKFTVPDMSCGHCKTAIEEAVAEAGGTAQVDLQQKSVEVDGIGATQAEAAIRGAGYAPEPA is encoded by the coding sequence ATGAAATTCACCGTCCCCGACATGAGCTGCGGTCATTGCAAGACCGCTATCGAAGAGGCCGTCGCAGAGGCCGGCGGCACAGCGCAGGTCGATCTGCAGCAGAAAAGCGTCGAGGTCGATGGCATAGGTGCCACTCAGGCCGAGGCAGCGATTCGCGGCGCTGGTTACGCGCCAGAACCGGCCTGA
- a CDS encoding aldehyde dehydrogenase family protein, translated as MQPSAPPAELAAELTVPQPLNLIGNDWVPAASGQVMPVISPIDGAEFAQIADSGPADVDAAIAAARSAFDGGPWSRLTATERGRILMRFAQLIEENAETLARLESRDNGKPIKQARADMVATARYFEFYGGAADKLHGEIIPFLNGYNVELHREAHGVVGAIIPWNYPAQIFGRVVGAALAMGNAVVLKPAEDACLSVLRLSDLAVQAGLPPGALNIVTGRGEVAGRALSEHRGLDFITFTGSPEVGVMIQTAAARNFIPCTLELGGKSPQIVFDDADLDAALPFLVNAIIQNGGQTCSAGSRVLVQRAIFDKVATLLASRFAQISAGEIGDDAVLGPMISARQQQRVAAYIDDAGAPVIAQGKISGDAPSGGFYIAPVVFGPVDPQSRLAQEEVFGPVLSLIPFDDEAEAIRIANGTDYGLVAAIWTRDGGRQQRVAKAMRCGQVYINTYGAGGGVELPFGGIRKSGHGREKGFAALYEFSTMKSIVNHHG; from the coding sequence ATCCAGCCTTCAGCACCGCCCGCAGAACTGGCCGCAGAACTGACGGTCCCGCAACCGCTGAACCTGATCGGCAATGACTGGGTGCCGGCGGCGTCAGGCCAGGTGATGCCCGTCATATCACCCATCGATGGCGCGGAATTTGCCCAGATCGCCGACAGCGGCCCCGCGGATGTCGATGCGGCCATCGCTGCGGCACGGTCGGCCTTTGACGGCGGCCCATGGTCGCGGCTAACCGCGACCGAGCGCGGGCGTATCCTGATGCGTTTCGCACAATTGATCGAAGAGAATGCGGAAACGCTGGCGCGCCTGGAAAGCCGCGACAATGGCAAGCCGATCAAGCAGGCGCGTGCCGATATGGTGGCAACCGCGCGCTATTTCGAATTCTACGGCGGCGCTGCGGACAAGCTGCATGGCGAGATCATCCCGTTTCTGAACGGGTATAATGTCGAATTGCACCGCGAGGCGCATGGCGTGGTCGGCGCGATCATTCCGTGGAACTACCCGGCACAGATCTTTGGCCGAGTGGTCGGTGCGGCGCTGGCCATGGGCAATGCGGTCGTGCTGAAACCGGCCGAGGATGCCTGCCTGTCCGTCCTGCGCCTTTCGGATCTGGCCGTGCAGGCGGGGCTGCCGCCGGGGGCGCTGAACATCGTGACCGGGCGCGGCGAGGTCGCAGGCCGCGCGTTGTCAGAGCATCGCGGCCTTGATTTCATCACCTTTACCGGCTCGCCCGAGGTCGGCGTAATGATCCAGACGGCGGCCGCGCGGAATTTCATCCCCTGCACGCTGGAACTGGGCGGCAAGTCACCGCAGATCGTCTTTGACGACGCCGATCTGGATGCGGCGCTGCCCTTTCTGGTCAACGCGATCATCCAGAACGGCGGGCAGACCTGTTCAGCCGGCAGCCGGGTTCTGGTGCAGCGCGCCATTTTCGACAAGGTCGCAACACTCCTGGCCTCGCGCTTTGCGCAGATCAGCGCGGGCGAGATCGGCGACGATGCCGTGTTGGGGCCGATGATCTCGGCGCGGCAGCAACAGCGGGTCGCGGCCTATATCGATGATGCCGGCGCACCCGTGATCGCCCAAGGCAAGATCAGCGGCGATGCGCCCTCGGGCGGCTTCTATATCGCGCCGGTGGTCTTTGGCCCGGTCGATCCGCAATCGAGGCTGGCGCAGGAAGAGGTCTTTGGCCCGGTCCTGTCGCTGATCCCCTTCGACGACGAGGCCGAGGCGATCCGCATCGCCAATGGCACCGATTACGGGCTGGTCGCTGCCATCTGGACACGCGATGGCGGCCGGCAACAGCGCGTGGCCAAGGCGATGCGCTGCGGCCAGGTCTATATCAACACATATGGCGCGGGCGGCGGGGTTGAACTGCCATTCGGTGGCATCCGGAAATCCGGTCATGGCCGCGAAAAGGGTTTTGCCGCGCTGTATGAATTCTCGACGATGAAAAGCATCGTGAACCATCATGGATGA
- a CDS encoding AAA family ATPase, with protein MDDTQGAWDAVAALRAQIGAGLIGHERLVERLLIALLAGGHVLIEGPPGVAKTRAVTLLAAHLPGDYARIQCTPDLLPSDLTGMQVFRPETGRFDFMPGPVFHTLVLVDEINRAPPKVQSALLEAMAERQVTVGGTTRALPDPFMVVATQNPIEHEGTFPLPEAQLDRFLLHLSLGLPDAETERSILDLVEAEAAQPDQTPIAALDANLIRAARRQVAQVHLAPLLKDYIIRLVMATRTGGAVAEQVEHAVSPRGTLALAAAVRAKAWLAGRDHGLPEDAEDLAADALSHRLVPSWAAASEGRVGRDLIADAQREVQPW; from the coding sequence ATGGACGACACACAGGGCGCATGGGATGCGGTGGCGGCGTTGCGCGCGCAGATAGGCGCGGGGCTGATCGGCCATGAACGGCTGGTCGAAAGATTGCTGATCGCGCTGTTGGCCGGCGGCCATGTATTGATCGAGGGGCCGCCCGGCGTGGCCAAGACGCGTGCAGTCACGCTGCTGGCCGCGCACCTGCCCGGCGATTATGCGCGCATCCAGTGCACGCCGGATCTGTTGCCTTCGGATCTGACCGGCATGCAGGTTTTCCGCCCCGAAACCGGGCGCTTCGATTTCATGCCGGGCCCGGTGTTTCACACCCTTGTGCTGGTCGATGAGATCAACCGGGCCCCGCCCAAGGTGCAATCGGCGCTGCTAGAGGCGATGGCCGAACGTCAGGTGACGGTGGGCGGCACCACGCGGGCGCTGCCCGATCCTTTCATGGTCGTCGCAACCCAGAATCCGATCGAGCACGAAGGCACCTTTCCGCTGCCCGAGGCGCAACTGGACCGTTTCCTGCTGCATCTTTCGCTAGGGCTGCCCGATGCCGAAACCGAACGAAGCATCCTTGATCTGGTAGAGGCCGAGGCCGCGCAGCCCGATCAGACGCCCATTGCAGCACTGGACGCCAACCTGATCCGTGCCGCCCGCCGGCAGGTCGCGCAGGTGCATCTGGCGCCATTGCTGAAAGATTACATCATCCGGCTGGTCATGGCGACGCGGACAGGCGGTGCGGTGGCCGAACAGGTGGAACACGCGGTGTCACCGCGCGGGACGCTGGCACTGGCCGCGGCGGTGCGGGCAAAGGCCTGGTTGGCCGGGCGCGACCACGGCCTGCCCGAGGATGCCGAGGATCTGGCCGCCGACGCGCTGTCGCACCGGCTGGTGCCCAGTTGGGCCGCCGCCAGCGAAGGTCGCGTTGGCCGCGACCTGATTGCTGATGCGCAGCGTGAGGTGCAGCCGTGGTAG
- a CDS encoding vWA domain-containing protein encodes MNGAPILLRPDWLLMLVPLAVLALWQMRRRPDAGGWQEVMPPAMLTAMQHLGHLTADGTGWRRFVPLIGALTLILGLSGPALPRADAPVLAQVDAVMLAVDLSPSVAEGPGLVQAQLAAAGLMQRLAGRPVGLILFDGEAYLASAPTADSRLLETQIAAMGPGVMPGDGSRPAAALGLGGELLAQMKRADLVLISDGGGIDATTRSAASRLSERGIRLSTLLIEAVAPDAPPADARAMIEMAELGGGAAGTARDRAAVERQLTRPGLTERDPGLTAAQYRDFGPLIAALALLPILSLLRRGR; translated from the coding sequence ATGAACGGCGCGCCGATCCTGTTGCGGCCTGACTGGTTGCTGATGCTGGTGCCGCTGGCGGTGCTGGCGCTGTGGCAGATGCGCCGGCGGCCCGATGCGGGCGGTTGGCAAGAGGTGATGCCGCCCGCGATGCTGACCGCGATGCAGCATCTGGGCCATCTGACGGCAGACGGGACGGGTTGGCGTCGTTTTGTGCCCCTGATCGGGGCCTTGACCTTGATCCTTGGGCTTTCCGGACCGGCGCTGCCACGCGCGGATGCGCCGGTGCTGGCACAGGTCGATGCGGTGATGCTGGCCGTGGATCTTTCGCCCTCTGTCGCCGAGGGGCCGGGGCTGGTGCAGGCGCAACTGGCCGCGGCCGGGCTGATGCAGCGACTTGCGGGACGACCGGTCGGGCTGATCCTGTTTGATGGCGAGGCCTATCTGGCCTCGGCGCCGACCGCCGACAGCCGGCTGCTGGAAACGCAGATTGCCGCAATGGGGCCGGGCGTCATGCCGGGCGATGGCAGCCGTCCGGCTGCTGCACTTGGCCTGGGCGGCGAGTTGTTGGCGCAGATGAAACGCGCCGATCTGGTGCTGATCTCGGATGGTGGAGGGATTGACGCCACGACCCGCAGCGCCGCCAGCCGCCTGTCCGAGCGCGGCATTCGACTGTCGACCCTGCTGATCGAGGCGGTGGCCCCCGACGCGCCGCCTGCGGATGCCAGGGCGATGATCGAGATGGCGGAGTTGGGCGGGGGTGCTGCGGGAACGGCGCGGGACCGGGCAGCAGTCGAACGGCAACTGACACGTCCCGGGCTGACTGAGCGCGATCCGGGCCTGACTGCTGCGCAATACCGCGATTTCGGCCCGCTGATCGCCGCATTGGCCCTGCTGCCGATCCTGTCCCTGCTCAGGCGTGGACGATGA
- a CDS encoding DMT family transporter: MTDNSRAALLMILGMALFAVEDLFLKLLSAHLPVPQMLAMFGALGALIFTALLRRRGLRFWTRALMMPAVILRTLGELIGGFCFVAALAMTDLSSTSAILQTLPLALVMGGAVFLGEPVGWRRWLSVLLGFVGVLMILRPGTEAFQPASLLAVVGVAGLAMRDLITRLVPAHVPSDQLSAAAYAMFVPGGVLLTLLGGQGLVIPAAAQTGQLLGAVLIGAAGYAAMLASTRIGQVSVIAPFRYLRLVFALILAALVLGERPDGWTLAGAGVIAVAGAYAMWREAVLGRRKRRPADSVVRPGE; the protein is encoded by the coding sequence TTGACCGACAATTCCCGAGCAGCGCTTCTGATGATACTGGGCATGGCGCTGTTTGCCGTCGAGGACCTGTTTCTGAAACTGCTATCGGCGCATCTGCCCGTGCCGCAGATGCTGGCGATGTTCGGGGCGCTTGGGGCTTTGATCTTCACCGCGCTGCTGCGGCGTCGGGGGCTGCGGTTCTGGACGCGCGCGCTGATGATGCCCGCCGTTATCCTGCGAACACTGGGCGAGTTGATAGGCGGGTTCTGCTTTGTTGCTGCACTGGCGATGACCGACCTGTCATCGACCTCGGCGATCCTGCAGACACTGCCACTGGCGCTGGTTATGGGTGGTGCGGTTTTTCTGGGCGAGCCGGTCGGCTGGCGGCGCTGGCTTTCGGTGCTGCTGGGTTTTGTCGGGGTGCTGATGATCCTGCGGCCCGGAACCGAAGCGTTCCAGCCAGCCTCGCTGCTGGCGGTGGTTGGGGTGGCCGGGCTGGCCATGCGCGACCTGATCACGCGGTTGGTGCCCGCACATGTGCCCTCGGACCAATTATCGGCGGCGGCCTATGCGATGTTTGTGCCGGGCGGCGTCTTGCTGACGCTGCTGGGCGGGCAGGGTCTGGTGATACCGGCGGCCGCTCAGACCGGACAATTGCTGGGGGCGGTGCTGATCGGTGCTGCGGGTTACGCGGCGATGCTGGCGTCGACGCGGATCGGTCAGGTCTCGGTGATCGCGCCGTTCCGCTATCTGCGGCTGGTCTTTGCGCTGATTCTGGCAGCACTGGTGCTGGGCGAGCGGCCCGATGGCTGGACTTTGGCCGGCGCCGGCGTAATCGCCGTCGCAGGCGCCTATGCGATGTGGCGAGAGGCCGTGCTGGGCCGCCGCAAGCGCAGGCCGGCCGATAGCGTGGTCAGGCCGGGGGAATGA
- a CDS encoding SDR family oxidoreductase, with translation MRLQGKTAFVTGAASGFGKAIAETYAREGARVAVVDLNAAGARAVADDIGNGAIAVTCDVSKGDQVAEAVKATQDAFGSLDIVVNNAGWTNPNRPLMETDEETFRKIYDINVLSIFHMTKTCVPIWREQGGGVMINIGSTAGIRPRPGLTWYNSSKGAVNLMTRSLAVELAPDKIRVCGIAPVMGVTGLLEQFMGVPDTPENREKFVATIPMGRLSEPRDIANAALYLASDEADFITGVILEVDGGRTI, from the coding sequence ATGAGATTACAGGGAAAGACTGCCTTTGTGACGGGCGCTGCGTCGGGCTTTGGCAAGGCCATCGCCGAAACTTACGCGCGTGAGGGCGCGCGGGTCGCTGTGGTCGATCTGAATGCGGCAGGCGCGCGGGCAGTGGCGGATGACATCGGCAACGGCGCCATCGCGGTGACCTGCGACGTCTCGAAGGGCGATCAGGTGGCCGAGGCCGTCAAGGCCACGCAGGACGCGTTTGGCAGCCTTGATATCGTGGTGAACAATGCCGGCTGGACCAATCCCAATCGTCCGCTGATGGAAACGGATGAGGAAACCTTTCGCAAGATCTATGACATCAACGTGCTGTCGATCTTTCACATGACCAAGACCTGCGTGCCGATCTGGCGAGAACAGGGCGGCGGCGTGATGATCAATATCGGATCGACCGCAGGCATCCGGCCCCGGCCCGGTCTGACCTGGTACAATTCGTCCAAGGGGGCGGTGAACCTGATGACGCGCTCGCTGGCGGTGGAACTGGCGCCTGACAAGATCCGAGTTTGCGGGATCGCGCCGGTCATGGGCGTGACCGGGCTGCTGGAACAATTCATGGGGGTGCCTGACACGCCCGAAAATCGTGAAAAATTCGTCGCCACGATCCCGATGGGACGGCTGTCCGAGCCACGCGACATCGCCAATGCGGCGCTGTATCTGGCATCGGACGAGGCCGACTTTATCACCGGCGTGATTCTGGAGGTCGATGGCGGTCGGACCATCTGA
- a CDS encoding HAD family hydrolase — protein MSGTVNFIGFPLLDRARQWGHTGRMEWIGFDADDTLWENETFFRTTQAGFAELLNGYATPDRIAEHLYDTERRNLDLYGYGIKGFMLSMVQTALDLTDRQLPGAAIARILEMGQEMLAHPVHLIEGAADVVTGLTDHPRILITKGDVLDQERKIALSGLAQHFDAIEIVQHKTPEAYAAVFARHGIAADRFLMVGNSVNSDILPVLQAGGHAALVPHALTWALEQGDDPDHTRFHRLERITDVPGLIERLGC, from the coding sequence ATGTCGGGGACGGTGAATTTCATCGGCTTTCCTTTGCTTGACCGCGCCCGGCAGTGGGGCCACACCGGGCGGATGGAGTGGATCGGTTTCGACGCGGACGATACGCTGTGGGAAAACGAGACGTTTTTCCGCACGACTCAGGCTGGCTTTGCCGAACTGCTGAACGGATATGCCACACCGGACCGGATCGCCGAACATCTTTACGACACCGAACGACGCAATCTTGACCTCTATGGCTATGGGATCAAGGGGTTCATGCTGTCGATGGTGCAAACCGCCCTGGATCTGACCGACCGCCAACTGCCGGGCGCTGCAATCGCGCGCATTCTCGAGATGGGACAAGAGATGCTGGCCCATCCGGTACATCTGATCGAGGGGGCCGCCGATGTGGTGACGGGCCTCACAGATCACCCTCGTATCCTGATCACCAAGGGCGACGTGCTGGATCAGGAACGCAAGATTGCGCTGTCAGGGCTGGCCCAGCATTTCGACGCAATCGAGATCGTCCAGCACAAAACGCCCGAGGCCTATGCAGCGGTCTTCGCGCGGCACGGGATTGCGGCTGATCGGTTCCTGATGGTCGGCAATTCGGTGAATTCGGATATCTTGCCGGTGCTGCAGGCGGGTGGCCACGCGGCGCTGGTGCCGCATGCCCTGACCTGGGCGCTTGAGCAAGGCGACGATCCCGATCATACGCGGTTTCACCGTTTAGAACGGATCACCGATGTGCCGGGGCTGATCGAAAGGCTGGGCTGTTGA